A region of the Myxococcus stipitatus DSM 14675 genome:
TTCGCCATCGGTGGACGGCGCTCGTACGTGGACCTGGTGCTGGGGCTGGTGCCGGAGGGAGATGGGCCGAGCCTCCAGGTGGCGCCGCGCTACTACGACGCGCAGCTGAAGCTGGTGTGGAAGCCGAAGGCGCTGCCTCGGCACACGTTCTCGCTCCAGGGGCTCACGTCGCGAGACAGGCTGGGGTTGGTGTTCGACCGGCCGTCGGACAATGACCCCACCGTCACGGGCGGACTGGACGTCACCACGGGCTTCAACCAGTTGCGGCTGAGGCACCAGTACCGCGCGGACGCGCTCACGTTGGACACGCAGGCGCTGGTGGGCAACACGCTGGTGGAGTTCGCGGTGGGGGCGCGCAATCTGCGCATCGCGTCCACGGACCTGAGCCTGCGCTCCACGGCGGAGTACGTGCTGCGCGAGTCGCTGACGCTGGCGGGCGGCGTGGACGTGACGAGCAACTTCGCGCAGGTGAAGGCGCTCATCCAGCGTCCGCCGCGCGAGGGGGAGCCGCCTCGGCCGCTCATCAACGAGGCGCTTGTCACGGCGGATGGGGACTTCGTGCAGTTCTTCCCCTCGCTGTGGGTGGAGGGCCGCTTGAGTCCGGTGAAGGGGCTGCTGGTGGTGCCGGGCGTGCGCGCGGAGGGGTATGTGTTCACGGACCAGAAGGAGGCCCGGTACACGCTCAACCCGCGGCTGGCGGTGCGCTACGCGCTCACGGACGCGGTGACGTTGAAGGGCGGCGCGGGCGTGTACCACGGGCCTCCCATCCAGGATGAGGCCAGCGTGGACTTCGGCAATCCGGACCTGAAGGCCAAGCGCTCGCTGCAGTACAGCGTGGGGGCGGAGTGGCAGCCACGGCAGGAGTGGTTCGTCAGCAGCGAGGTCTTCTACAACGACCTGGATGACCTCATCGTGCGCTCGGATGCGCTGGTGGAGCGCGGCGGTGAGCGGGTCCCGGAGCGGCTGAAGAATGGCGGGGTGGGGCGCATCTACGGGCTGGAGGTGCTCATCCGCCGCTCGTTGACGGAGCGCCTGTTCGGCTGGATTTCGTACACGCTGAGCCGCAGCGAGCGGCGGGACGCGCCGGGTGCGGCGTGGCGCAAGTTCGACAATGACCAGACGCACGTGCTGACGGCGATTGCGTCCTACAAGCTGCCGAGAGGCTGGGAGGTGGGAGCGCGCTTCCGCTTCGCGTCGGGGAATCCGACGACGCCGGTGGTGGGCTCGGTGCGCGATGACACCAACGACGTGTTCCTGCCGTTGTTCGCGGCGGTGAACTCGCGGCGGCTGCCGTCGTTCAACCAGCTGGATATCCGCGTGGACAAGGTCCTGGTCTTCGACACGTGGACGCTGGACCTCTACCTGGACTTGACGAACGCGTACCACAACCCGGCGGTGGAGGGCATCGCCTACAACTACAACTACAGCCAGAGCGCCTACTTCGAGGGACTGCCCATCCTTCCCGTCCTCGGCGCGAAGGGGAGCTTCTGAGCATGCGCGCGCGAGTCTTCATCACCCTGGCCGCGGTGCTGGGAGCAAGCCTGGGCTGTGGTCCCGACTTCGAGCTGCAGAGCGAAATCCGGCGCGTGCGCGTGCTGGGCATCCGCGCGGAGCCTCCGGAGCTGGTGCTGAATCCAGACACGGGAGAGCTGCCGGGGCCGGTGTCGTTCAGTGCCTTGGCGGTGACGCCGGACGCGCGTCCCGTGACGGTGACGTATGCGCTGTGCAGGTTGGATGGGAATCCCTACGACGGCCGGTGCCCTGGGGAGGCGGGGGTGGCGTTGCAGGGGGGCGTGTTGTCGTTGCAGGACCCGCAGGTGCAGGCGGTGCTGGCGCAGGCGCTGACGGCGGCGAATCCGAATGGAGGGCCGACGCCGGACCCGAATGACCCTCGGACGCGTGAGGCGTTGGAGAAGGGCATTCCGCTCTTCGTGGGGTACGAGGCGTCGGACGGCTCGGGCACGCCGGAGGGGGTGGAGCGCGGAATCCGGCAGGTGTTGGTTCGGTCGACGACGGCGCCGAATCACAACCCCGCGGTGGCGGACATCTTGTGGAACGACGCGCCGCTGGTGGGGCCGCTGCCGGTGGACGCGGAGGTGGTGTTCCGGCCGGTGCTCACGCAGGGCAGCGCGGAGGTGTACGCGGCGGAGGACGGGCCTCGCACCGAGCAGGTGTTCTACAGCTGGTTCGCGTCGGGGGATGGAGAGGTGAAGGAGTTCCGCTCGCAGGAGCCGGTGGATGGACGGCCCGGAGACCCCACGTCGAAGTACGAGACGCCGGACAAGGCGCAGCGAATCTCGGTCTGGGTGGTGGTGCGGGACGGGCGCGGGGGCGTGGGTTGGCTCCAGCGCGACGTGGACGTGGGGCCGTAGGGCTCAGGCTTCTTCGTCCGGGAGGAGCATGCGGAGCAGCTCGTCGTCGGGGCCGAGGGGGAGCCAGC
Encoded here:
- a CDS encoding lipoprotein, translating into MRARVFITLAAVLGASLGCGPDFELQSEIRRVRVLGIRAEPPELVLNPDTGELPGPVSFSALAVTPDARPVTVTYALCRLDGNPYDGRCPGEAGVALQGGVLSLQDPQVQAVLAQALTAANPNGGPTPDPNDPRTREALEKGIPLFVGYEASDGSGTPEGVERGIRQVLVRSTTAPNHNPAVADILWNDAPLVGPLPVDAEVVFRPVLTQGSAEVYAAEDGPRTEQVFYSWFASGDGEVKEFRSQEPVDGRPGDPTSKYETPDKAQRISVWVVVRDGRGGVGWLQRDVDVGP
- a CDS encoding TonB-dependent receptor yields the protein MKTLFAVLCFFVATGALAQAPDGGVADPDAGVPTGVLTKPPELLRQVEAPYPPEAAAQQLEGTVVMLIDISETGAVTNVEVTEAAGHGFDEAAVEAVKQFQFEPAQVDHVPAPVRIQYAYQFVFRPVPPEPSEDGGVATPEAPVNFSGRALERGSRKPLAGAEVVIPDLGLSTVADEDGRFSFRGVPLGTHEVLVVLGGYDRFRTKETLSEGLETRATYYVQKRIFSAFETVVRSERERKEVTSTTLQVAEVQRVPGTQGDTLKVVQNLPGVARPAFNGGQLVIRGTSPQESGVFLDGQRIPLLFHFGGLTSVYNSELLDALDYLPGNFSSYYGDITGGVINVRSREPKMDRLHATAGVSLIESNAVIEGPITDTLGFAIGGRRSYVDLVLGLVPEGDGPSLQVAPRYYDAQLKLVWKPKALPRHTFSLQGLTSRDRLGLVFDRPSDNDPTVTGGLDVTTGFNQLRLRHQYRADALTLDTQALVGNTLVEFAVGARNLRIASTDLSLRSTAEYVLRESLTLAGGVDVTSNFAQVKALIQRPPREGEPPRPLINEALVTADGDFVQFFPSLWVEGRLSPVKGLLVVPGVRAEGYVFTDQKEARYTLNPRLAVRYALTDAVTLKGGAGVYHGPPIQDEASVDFGNPDLKAKRSLQYSVGAEWQPRQEWFVSSEVFYNDLDDLIVRSDALVERGGERVPERLKNGGVGRIYGLEVLIRRSLTERLFGWISYTLSRSERRDAPGAAWRKFDNDQTHVLTAIASYKLPRGWEVGARFRFASGNPTTPVVGSVRDDTNDVFLPLFAAVNSRRLPSFNQLDIRVDKVLVFDTWTLDLYLDLTNAYHNPAVEGIAYNYNYSQSAYFEGLPILPVLGAKGSF